The nucleotide sequence AGACATGCGAAAGATCGTGGCGGACGTCAGGAACCGCGGGGATGAGGCGCTCGTCGACATGAGCCGCGAGTTCGCGCCGGACGTCCGGCCGGGCGACCTGGAGGCCGCCCCCGCCGAGATCGATGCCGCCGTCGCAAAGGTGGCCCCATCGGTCATGGAGGCCCTGCGCGCGGCCGCGGCGAACATCAGGCGCTTCCACGAGGCGCAGCGCGAGCGCGAGATGTGGTCGACCTACGTGGCCGAGGGCATCCTCGCAGGGCGCATCACGCGCCCGATCGAACGGGTGGGCTGCTACATCCCGGGCGGCCGGGCGGCCTATCCGAGCACGACCCTGATGACCATCATCCCCGCCCGGGTCGCCGGTGTGGAAGAGATCATCGCCACGACCCCGGCGGGCCCCGGCATGCAGGTCAACCCCGTGACTCTGGCGGCGGCCCGCCTTGCCGGATGCCGCCGCATCTTCAAGGTCGGCGGCCCCTGGGGAATCGCCGCCATGGCCTACGGGACGGCCTCGGTCCCGCGGGTCGACAAGATCGTCGGCCCCGGCAACAAATACGTGACAGCCGCCAAGATGCTGGTGTACGGCCGGGTCGATATCGATTCCCCCGCCGGACCGAGCGAGGCCCTGATCCTCGCCGATGAGACCGCGGACCCCGAGCTCGTGGCTGTCGATCTGCTCTCACAGCTCGAGCACGACCCCGATTCGGCCGCCCTGCTCGTGACGCCGTCCGCCCCCCTGGCGGAGGACGTCGCCAAGGCGATCGAGGCCGCCTTCGATGAACTCCCCCGCAAAGAAATCATCGAGATCTCGATCCGCCGCAATGGGAGGATCCTCACGACGACCTCCATCGGCGAGGCCGTCGCCTTCACGAACGAATACGCCCCCGAACACCTGCAGATCATGACGCGTGATCCGTTCCTGACCTTGCAGGGGATCCGTCATGCCGGCTCGATCTTCCTCGGGAACTACGCGCCAGTCCCTGTCGGGGACTATGCCTCGGGCACCAACCATGTCCTCCCGACCGGACAGTGCGCCCGGATGTTCTCAGGGCTCTCGGTGGATGACTTCATCAAGAAACCCACCTTTCAGTACCTGAGCAAACAAGGCCTGGCCAACCTGAAAGAGACCGTTGTCACGCTTGCGGAGGCCGAAGGGCTTCCGCTGCATGCCAGGGCGGTCCGCGCCCGATTCGAAGGCCGCTCTTGAGCATTTCGGCCCGCGCCTGAATGTACTTGATTTCTGGGCTCTGTGCTGCTAGAAACTTTCCCACTGGAAAATCGGCCGATGCTGCCGGCCACCCGCGGAGAGCCCGTCACCCGGCGCCGTTTCTAGCGCAAGCCCGGATGCCTGCGTTCGCGCGGCGGGGCATTGCCCCGAGCGGTCCCCGACGCCGCTTTCGAGCGCCTTCTCGGGAGCGGATCCACATGGCCCGGCAGTACACACGGCCCCCGGCCGAATGTCACGGAACGGGGGCGCAGGCCGACCAGGCCGCTTGAAGAGGGCCTCCCGGCTCGGACAGGTGGAAGTCCCACAACCTTAGAAATCGTGCAATCAAGACTTCAAGGAGGGTAAGAACATGGCGGACATCAAGGGCTACAACATGCCTGACGACCTCTACTACAGCGAGGACCACAGCTGGGCCCGCGTCGACGGCGACAAGGTCACCGTGGGCATGACCGATTTTTTCCAGAAGGAAGCCGGAGACATCGTCTTTGTGGACCTTCCGGAAGAAGAAGAGGACGTGAGCCAGGGAGAGGTTTGCGGCAAGATCCAGTCGCGCAAGTGGATCGGCAAACTGGTCGCCCCGGTCTCCGGTGAGATCGTCGAGATCAACGAAGACCTCGAGGAAGACACCAGCCTCATCAACACCGATCCCTACGGCAAAGGCTGGATCCTCACCATCGAGGCCTCCGCCCTCGACGATGAACTGCCGAAGCTCATGCAGGGAGCTAAGGTCGTGGCGTTCATCGAAGGTGAGATCAAACGCGCCGAGGAGGAAAAGGCCAAGGCCTAGTTTGAGAACCCATGGTCCGTTCCTGGCGATTGTTTAAAGAGCTCTCGCGGTCCCTCTCGACAGCGGAGGGACTCGCGATCGACGACACCCTGCCCCAGTCGGTGGCGAATCATCAGTCTCCTCCGATCCTGCACCTGTACACCTTCGTTCCCTCGGTGATCGTCGGAAAGTATCAGGATATCGAGGCGGCCCTCAAACTTGACCGCTGCCGGGCCCGCGGGGTTGAATTCAACCGGCGCAGCACCGGCGGCGGCACCGTTATCATGGGGCCGCGCATCCTGGCCCTCGGCCTGGGCATCGATGTGGACTACCCGGGCCTCAAGAAAGGGGTCGGCGGGGTATTCGAATCCCTCAGCCGCGTCCTGGCGAACGCCGTCGGGTCCTTCGACGTTCCCGCATATTTCAAGCCGAAGAACGATCTCGAGGTGGGCGGGCGCAAGGTCGCCGGCCTTTCGGCTGCAGCCGATGCCGGCAAAAGCCTCCTGTTTCACACCAGCCTCCTGGTCGATTTCGATGTCGAACTCATGGTCGACATCATGAATACGCCTCTCATCAAGCTTCAGGACAAGGGTTACAACTGCTTCAGCCAGCGGATGACGACCCTCGCCCATGAAAGCGGCTCCGATCTCTCGATGGCCGAGGTGATGCGCGCCGTCGAAAACGCCTTCGAAGAGGAGTTCGGCATCAACTTCCGGCAGGACGAGCCGGACAGTTGGGAAAAAGAGACGATCGACCGCTTTATCGAGGAGCGATACACCCAGGATGATTGGATCTTTTCCCACAAGCATCCGCGGGTCCGCATGGGGGTGGGGCAGATGAAAACGCCGGGAGGGCTGCTGGAAGTCTATCTCTCCCTTTCGGGGGCCGCCATCGAGCAGGTGTTGATCACCGGCGATTTTTTCTCGACTTCCGCGGACATCAAACGGCTCGAGGACGCCCTTAAGTGGTCTTCGGCCCGTCCCGACGCCATTCAGGAGAAGCTGACCGAGGTCTGGCGGGACGACATGATCCACGGCATCGACCTGCCGACGCTCACAACGGCGATCCTCAAGGCCAAAGAAAATCAGGTCCGCCTTTAAGCACCCGGCGCGCCCGTGAAAACATGATATTCAGCTTTAAATTATCGATTTAATGCCATGAAAAAAGAAGAAAGTCCTGCTTTTGCCAAGATGAGCCAAGCCACGGCGATCTCCCTCGATCTTATGCGTGGGCGGATGTACCGCGGCGCGGTAAACCGCTGCGTGAATCTTCTGGTGCACTATCCCGAGGGCTGCGCGGCGAACTGCGCCTATTGCGGCCTGGCTAAAAAACGCCCCGGCACCTACCGCGAGAAAAGCTTCATACACGTCGAGTGGCCCGTCTTCTCCATGGATGAGATCATCGCAGCGATCAATCGCGCCCCCCGTTTCGTGCAGCGCACCTGCATCTCTATGATCACCAACGGCAAGTGCACCCGCGCCACGATCGAGATGACGGAGCGCCTCGGCCGGGACACAGCCCTGCCCATCTCGATCCTGATCAGTCCCACGATCATGAAGGAGGAGGATTTCGGCCGCATGCACGAGGCGGGCGCCGACAAGATCGGCATCGCCATCGACCTCGCCACGCCCGAGCTCTTCGACCGCTACCGCGGCAAGGCGGTCTCCGGCCCCCATCGCTGGGAGACCTATTGGCGCACCCTCGATCAGGCCCTGACCGTCTTCGGCCCGCTGAACGTCGGCGCACACTTGATGGTCGGCATGGGCGAGACCGAGGAGGAGATGGTCTCCCTCATGGATCGCCTCTGGCAAAAAGGGGTCGTAAACCACCTCTTTTCCTTCTTTGCCGAGGAAGGCTCCGCACTGGGCAACCGCCCGCAGCCGGCCTGGGACACCTACCTCAGGATCCAGCTCGCGCGCTATCTGATAGAGAATGATCTGAGCAGCCACAGCCGGATGCATTTTTCCCCATCGGGGCGGATCACGGACTTCGGCCTCTCACCGGAGGAGCGCGACCGTGTCATCTCGCTCGGCACCCCCTTCATGACGACCGGCTGCCTCGGCCCCGACGGCGAGGTCGCCTGCAACCGCCCGTTCGGGAACTGCCTCCCCGACGTACAGCAGTGGAACTATCCTTATCCGCCAAACACCGAAGAACTGGCGCTCATCCGCGAAGCCTTCGCTTCCGGCAGCCCGATCCCCGAACGTAAACGCGCAACCGCCCAGGGGGCCGGCTGATGCCCTGCACCGGCTTCCTTCCCCGGCGCCCCCCAAGGCCCCCGAAACCGAGGGGACGCCCGCAAATCGCCCGCTTCGCCCAAAAAACTTTTGACATACCGGCGGTGACTTGCTAAATTAAATTTTTCATCGGGCCGTTAGCTCAGTTTGGTAGAGCAGCGGACTTTTAATCCGTTGGTCGTGAGTTCGATCCTCGCACGGCCCACCAGCAAGATCAAGGACTTAGGGAAACCCTCTAAGTCCTTTTTTTGTTTTCCTGTCGACTTTATCCGGAGTTTTTCCTTCCACTTATCATTTTGCGCATTTCTATATTTGGATGTGCGCCCGCAAGCCGGCACGTAATGCCGGTAATTCTGTCTGTTGTAAAGTCAAAAACAGTTTGGGATTCGGATCCACTTCTGATCGTTACCTTCCTTTGTTCCGTTACCCTGCCGACAACCGCAGCATGGATGGACCTTTCCCGGAAAAGATCAATCACCGACTGGGAGGTTTCAGGCTTAACAGAGAGGATGAATCCAAAGCTCTGAAAAGAGACCAGCCAGTCAAGAAGATCCAGTTCCGGTGGGCAGGGGATCGCATCCAGGTCAATATCCGCACCCCTTCCCGAGTTTTCCATCATGATGGAGAGAGTGCCTAACAGGCCGGCATTGCTCACATCCTTGCAAGCCTGGGACCACCCCTTCTCAGCGATGATCGGAAGGACCTCCAGCCGATGGATCAATTCTTCCGACGTCTTTCCTGAATTGGCATCCCAACTTACCACAGAATAACAGCCCACTTGGCCGTTTAGATCTGCCGCAAAGATCAGGTCATCGCCGGGGGCTGCCAAGTGGCTGCGGAGAAGCTTGTTCGCATAGCCCAAGATAGCAACCGAAAGAGAGGGTGCCTCCGAGGAGGCGTCGGGATGGAGGTGACCCCCAACCATAGGCACCTGAAGCTTTTCGCATCCCTTGCGAATCCCGTCGATGACCTTTGAACGCTGCGCATCGTCGCCGCTGGCCAAGACATTGACCATGGCAAGAGGCCTCCCCCCCATTGCATAGATGTCATTGACCGTCACCATCACGGATGCCTTGCCGGCAGCATAGGGTTCATTCACAAGCAGCCGGGTCATCATGCCGTCGGCGGCCAGCAACAGATAACCATCCTTCCAGTGGATCACAGCGGCATCGTCTCCGTAATTAGGCAGATGATGATCAAGCTGGGTCCCTTGAATCAGTTTTGTATAGACCTCCTCAATCGGTCTTTTTCGCAAAAG is from Desulfatiglans anilini DSM 4660 and encodes:
- the hisD gene encoding histidinol dehydrogenase; this translates as MMITPKPLASLGPEQRAAILDRSMADISAVYEDMRKIVADVRNRGDEALVDMSREFAPDVRPGDLEAAPAEIDAAVAKVAPSVMEALRAAAANIRRFHEAQREREMWSTYVAEGILAGRITRPIERVGCYIPGGRAAYPSTTLMTIIPARVAGVEEIIATTPAGPGMQVNPVTLAAARLAGCRRIFKVGGPWGIAAMAYGTASVPRVDKIVGPGNKYVTAAKMLVYGRVDIDSPAGPSEALILADETADPELVAVDLLSQLEHDPDSAALLVTPSAPLAEDVAKAIEAAFDELPRKEIIEISIRRNGRILTTTSIGEAVAFTNEYAPEHLQIMTRDPFLTLQGIRHAGSIFLGNYAPVPVGDYASGTNHVLPTGQCARMFSGLSVDDFIKKPTFQYLSKQGLANLKETVVTLAEAEGLPLHARAVRARFEGRS
- the gcvH gene encoding glycine cleavage system protein GcvH: MADIKGYNMPDDLYYSEDHSWARVDGDKVTVGMTDFFQKEAGDIVFVDLPEEEEDVSQGEVCGKIQSRKWIGKLVAPVSGEIVEINEDLEEDTSLINTDPYGKGWILTIEASALDDELPKLMQGAKVVAFIEGEIKRAEEEKAKA
- a CDS encoding lipoate--protein ligase, which translates into the protein MVRSWRLFKELSRSLSTAEGLAIDDTLPQSVANHQSPPILHLYTFVPSVIVGKYQDIEAALKLDRCRARGVEFNRRSTGGGTVIMGPRILALGLGIDVDYPGLKKGVGGVFESLSRVLANAVGSFDVPAYFKPKNDLEVGGRKVAGLSAAADAGKSLLFHTSLLVDFDVELMVDIMNTPLIKLQDKGYNCFSQRMTTLAHESGSDLSMAEVMRAVENAFEEEFGINFRQDEPDSWEKETIDRFIEERYTQDDWIFSHKHPRVRMGVGQMKTPGGLLEVYLSLSGAAIEQVLITGDFFSTSADIKRLEDALKWSSARPDAIQEKLTEVWRDDMIHGIDLPTLTTAILKAKENQVRL
- a CDS encoding radical SAM protein is translated as MKKEESPAFAKMSQATAISLDLMRGRMYRGAVNRCVNLLVHYPEGCAANCAYCGLAKKRPGTYREKSFIHVEWPVFSMDEIIAAINRAPRFVQRTCISMITNGKCTRATIEMTERLGRDTALPISILISPTIMKEEDFGRMHEAGADKIGIAIDLATPELFDRYRGKAVSGPHRWETYWRTLDQALTVFGPLNVGAHLMVGMGETEEEMVSLMDRLWQKGVVNHLFSFFAEEGSALGNRPQPAWDTYLRIQLARYLIENDLSSHSRMHFSPSGRITDFGLSPEERDRVISLGTPFMTTGCLGPDGEVACNRPFGNCLPDVQQWNYPYPPNTEELALIREAFASGSPIPERKRATAQGAG
- a CDS encoding AIR synthase related protein yields the protein MKRNLSRLINDTRNYIGLLRKRPIEEVYTKLIQGTQLDHHLPNYGDDAAVIHWKDGYLLLAADGMMTRLLVNEPYAAGKASVMVTVNDIYAMGGRPLAMVNVLASGDDAQRSKVIDGIRKGCEKLQVPMVGGHLHPDASSEAPSLSVAILGYANKLLRSHLAAPGDDLIFAADLNGQVGCYSVVSWDANSGKTSEELIHRLEVLPIIAEKGWSQACKDVSNAGLLGTLSIMMENSGRGADIDLDAIPCPPELDLLDWLVSFQSFGFILSVKPETSQSVIDLFRERSIHAAVVGRVTEQRKVTIRSGSESQTVFDFTTDRITGITCRLAGAHPNIEMRKMISGRKNSG